A stretch of DNA from Triticum dicoccoides isolate Atlit2015 ecotype Zavitan chromosome 2A, WEW_v2.0, whole genome shotgun sequence:
caggggtgtatgccatgtatttttgtgatctttgtggtgactagcacaagcatgcaaattagcctactcaatgatgctgatttcagggacttagaatttcactaagcccttgccctgtcattatttttatgccatatgttcatgttgtttcctaatgatccgtgcctcttttgagcatgattagtaaggatgttttgtagataatgttgtgctctatccatccatgtatttgtttgcaatgatggagcaccctagcttgagtcaatcgagctctacttttgctataaaaatattcctggcagattgttaacatgttttgcaattttgccaagcttgttgcatttgatccgtgcatgctatgttgttgttattgcTATGTCTAGCTTCTATTCCATGTCTatttgttgggtgtatgcttagcttatcatgcaatgcctcgtagtgagtgcatcgagctcgtaaacatgcctactcgttaatctgttttgcatgctccaggttttcactaagtctgaatctgtttatgtttttgctatgttcacatgcttgcaattgtattttctgatcccttttggctcatgttcattaagggaattttgttatattatttgagtagcttcatgccatgccttgctttgccatgatatcttcctgtagcatgtagttatcgtgctctaaacattgcttcctggtgataaattcctgacatgctgtcaatttcactaagtctgaaacctgttatcttttgcacttttgccatgcttgtttgaatcttttaatgagtgaattagccgtagctcagtgttcatcttttgtcaagcatcatgagtggatcccttccatgtattttgttgtcatgtttgagtgttgtagcatgttgttcttattgcatttagatggctacttgctgttaatcgcagaccggtgccatatttgttttgtttgccatttccaaaccgtgcatccgattccggtgatctttatatcgatttcgatcgaaatcaactcacctttacagtggaactcttggatttccaagttgaggccaggttcaatcatccctttgcaaatcatgcatatgcatcccatatcgtatcccgcatatcataccatgtttgcatcatgttgcttgagcattgcacgtggttgattgtgttccttttgcttgttgttcttgtttgggtagagccgggagacgagtatgtgaacgaggagcccgttgagttcgcttacgaggatcaaggcaactttgagaactttgcgggcaagatgaccataccctcgaaatcacttctatctttgcttgctagatgctcgctcttttgctatgcctatgctacgatacctaccactttcttatcatgcctcccaaattgccatgtcaaacctctaacccaccttgtcctagcaaaccgttgtttggctatgttaccgctttggtcagcccctcttatagcattgctagctgcaggtgaagattgaagatcgttccttgttggaatatcatcatattatcttgtttatcttaatgcacctatatacttggtaaagggtggaaggctcggccttatgcctggtgttttgttccactcttgcctccctagtttccgtcatatcgatgttatgttcccggattttgcgttccttacacggttgggttataatgggaaccccttgacagttcgccttgaataaaactcctccagcaatgcccaaccttggttttaccattcgtcacctagcctctttttcccttgggttttcggagcccgagggtcatNNNNNNNNNNNNNNNNNNNNNNNNNNNNNNNNNNNNNNNNNNNNNNNNNNNNNNNNNNNNNNNNNNNNNNNNNNNNNNNNNNNNNNNNNNNNNNNNNNNNNNNNNNNNNNNNNNNNNNNNNNNNNNNNNNNNNNNNNNNNNNNNNNNNNNNNNNNNNNNNNNNNNNNNNNNNNNNNNNNNNNNNNNNNNNNNNNNNNNNNNNNNNNNNNNNNNNNNNNNNNNNNNNNNNNNNNNNNNNNNNNNNNNNNNNNNNNNNNNNNNNNcagtgccccctcggggaaactcgaggtttggttttagttgtatggagcgctcatctaagtgtgccctgagaacgagatatgtgcagctcctatcgggatttgtcggcacattcgggcggtgttgttggacttgttttaccattgtcgaggatgtcttgtaactgggatgtcgagtctgatcagaatgtcttgggagaagtaatatccttcgttgaccttgagagcttgtgatgggctaagttgggactcccttgcagggatttgaactttcgaaagtcatgcccgcggttatgggcagatggggatttgttaatatccggttgtagataacctgaaacttaacttaattaaaatgcatcaaccgcgtgtgtaaccgtgatggtctcttctcgggggactccgggaagtgaacacggtgttggagtaatgcttgacgtaggttgtctaggatcacttcttgatcatagtttgtcactcgtgcctttgccttctcctcTCGCTGTCTTTtgcgcatatgttagccaccaaatatgctagtcgcctgctgcagctccacatcatacctttacccttcctataggcttaaatagtcttgatcgcaagggtgtaagattgctgagtccccgtgacccaCAGATTActcccaaaaccagatgcagggaccgatgatgccgctccagatgatatgaccgagctcaagtgggagttcgatgaagattcTCGTCATTACTACATGTCTttaccagatgatcagtagtggtgcccagttgggcgatcggggactttgtcacttttgggggttgatctttattttggttccgtagtcggaccttgagtgtattggatgaatgtaatgacttatttatgtttttgtgtgatgtggcgagtgtaagacagctatgtaccttttccctttatttatttacatgggttgtctcacttgcgacattgctttcaatgcggttatgtctctaagtcatgtttcaacacgtgggagatatagcctcatCGAGGCCGTTacagcatatgtagtgtagatccttgcttgcgagtactttgaatgagtactcacggttgctttgctctctCGTTTCCACCTTTTCCAAttttctcggatgtcgcaaccagatgatggagtccaggagccagaggatcccgaggatgtttctacgtggagctcggcttcgaggagtagttaggaggtcccagacaGGAggtcttgccttttcgatcgttgctacttttgtgctagccttcttaagacaaacttgtttaacttatgtctgtactcagatattatttcttccgctgactcttgtataTTTGAGGTtacgtattcgagccctcaaggcccctgccttgtaatataaagcttgtattttttttaatttgtgtctagagttgtgttgtgatatttttCCCATGAATTTTTATTCTTGATCGTATACATTTACGTGTATGATTAATGTACGGTCAAATCAGGGACGTCATAATAACATGGGCATTCTACTAGTGATCCATGCGGTGGACTATTGCAGACGTGCAGTGAAGCACAGATGTGTCGAGGTGTTCCAAAATGTAAGAAGCAAAAGTATGCAAAGTAACAAAGAAAACCGAGACCAACCACCTTTGGCGGCATATTTTTATattagtttgtctaattcacatctagatgtttttcaAGAATGTCACATCTAAACTCACACAAACATATAATGcagcaataaaaaataaaaaataaaaaataggacaaaaaaattgaccacaaacagagtggacattagcttagatgtcacatctagatgtgtcatatATAAacctcagtttgtctaattcacatctaaatGTTTTTTAAGGATGTCGCATCTAAACTCTCACAAATAAACTTAACAACAACAAACAAAATAAAGTAAACCACAAACATAATGAACATCAGATTAGACGTGACATAACATTTAGATGTGTCCTACACACACCTTTCTATGTACTGAGCCCCAAATATTCATGTGATTAATCAAGAGTCTCGCCCTGCAGCTCGCGTCCTGTGTCCTGGGGGCAGCATCTTCTGCCTCCGGCCCCGTGTCGGTCATGCCGAACAGACTGCCCATCTCCTCCAGCGTCCGGCCGCATGTCTCCGGGAGACACGTGAAGAAGAACACCCACGCGAGCACGGCGACGCCGGCGTAGAGGAAGAAGGTTCCGCCGAGCGTGATGGCGCCGGACAGCGAGAGGAAGGTCATGGACATGACGCCGCTCGCCACGCGGTTGCCGGCCGCCCCGACCGCGAAGCCCAGCGCGCGCACCCGCAACGGCAATATCTCCGTGGTGTACACGCCCGTCACGGGCCCGAGGCCGACGGAGAAGAATGACACGTAGGCCAGGACGGACGCCACGCACAGGCTGACCGCCCACGGGACCCTCGCGTCCGGGTTCTGGTCCACGACGGTGAGGCCCGTCGCGAGGGCGACGAGCGAGACGATCATGCCGCCAGTGCTGCATAACAGCAGCGTCCGCCGGCCTACGCGGTCGAGGAGGAACATGGCGACCAGGATGACGAGCGTCTTGGCGACGCCCATGGCGCAGGTGGCGGCCAGGAGTTGGTCGTCGCCGGTGATGCCGGCGCTCTCGAACACGCGCGGGCTGTAGAGCACCACGGAGTCGGAGCTCGTCAACTGCTGGAACAAGAAGACGCCGAGCGCCGCGAGCAGTATTCGCCGCATGGAAGGGGTCGGCGACAGGATGAGCTCTCTCCACACCTGCTTCTCCTCGCCGCCTCTCTTCCTGGGCACGACGACCACGTCGCCATCGAGGTCCTCTGGGATGCCGGCAGCGGTCTTGATGTCAGCGAGGCGCTCCTCGGCCTCCTCCGGCGTGTCGGTGATCTTCTCCAGCACGACCCTCGTGTCCACGAGGCGGCCTTTCATGACGAGCCACCGGGGAGACTCCGGCATGCcggatgtaagacaataagttttgggaaccagcacaaccctctaggggtggcttatctcattatattaaTGGTTGTATTACAATACGtacaatatacgtacataggtacagaagttatacatagtctaacaccctccctcaatcttagccactttctaaagaactgagaagggtaagattgcgcctacaagcctcaaactgtggcagtggtaaaggcttagtgaagatgtctgcaagttgatccttagatgagataaacttgatctggagttgcttctgtgatacacgttcccgtacaaagtgatagtcaacttcaatgtgtttcgttcgggcatgaaatactggatttgcagaaaggtatgtagcaccgatgttatcacaccaaagaataggaggctgtggttgagacaaacccaactcctgaagcaaagactgcacccaaataatctctgcagtagcattagccacagccttgtactcagcttcagtactgctacgtgacacagtagcctatttccgagcactccaggcgatcaaattagagccaaagaatactgcataaccccccgtggatcgcctgtcatctgggctaccatcccaatctgcatcagagaaggccgaaaggacccgagaggaagtcggccgaatatgcataccaaatgtcagggtgaactgaacataacgaagaatgcgtttaacagcagcccaatgagtatctctgggagcctgaagatactgacaaaccctgttaacagcataagagatatctggtctcgtgatcgtcaagtactgaagtccaccaacaatgcttctgtactctgtggcatccgcaggagacaaaagctcaccatcaacagttgttatcttgtcggtagacgacatgggtgtggtggtcggtttgcacttcagcatgccggctctttg
This window harbors:
- the LOC119353990 gene encoding putative polyol transporter 1, with the translated sequence MASDGLPEAVAPKTKKSNIKYASTCAVVASMASIVLGYDIGVMSGASLYMQKDLEITDVQVEILMGILSIYSIVGSFAAGRTSNWIGRRFTVIFVAAFFFAGALLMGFASGYTMLMLGRFVAGIGVGYAIVIAPLYTAEIAPASARGFLVSFAEVFINLGILFGYVSNYAFARLPLHLGWRLMLGIGAVPSVLLALLVSGMPESPRWLVMKGRLVDTRVVLEKITDTPEEAEERLADIKTAAGIPEDLDGDVVVVPRKRGGEEKQVWRELILSPTPSMRRILLAALGVFLFQQLTSSDSVVLYSPRVFESAGITGDDQLLAATCAMGVAKTLVILVAMFLLDRVGRRTLLLCSTGGMIVSLVALATGLTVVDQNPDARVPWAVSLCVASVLAYVSFFSVGLGPVTGVYTTEILPLRVRALGFAVGAAGNRVASGVMSMTFLSLSGAITLGGTFFLYAGVAVLAWVFFFTCLPETCGRTLEEMGSLFGMTDTGPEAEDAAPRTQDASCRARLLINHMNIWGSVHRKVCVGHI